A part of Nocardioides sp. WS12 genomic DNA contains:
- a CDS encoding NADP-dependent malic enzyme, with product MATVSTADVSTKDQLSLAYTPGVAEVCEAIAADPSLTRHYTWVPNTVAIVTDGTAVLGLGDIGPAAAMPVMEGKAILFKQFGGVDGIPICLATTDVEEIIETVVRLAPSFGGINLEDISAPRCFEIEDRLKEALDIPVFHDDQHGTAVVTLAALTNALKLTGRKAETTRVVISGAGAAGVAIAKILLAAGIRDIAVTDRKGVVSSDRNDLTPSKKALAELTADKCGRRGTLADAFNGADVYVGVSGGTVPEEVVATMADDAIIFAMANPNPEVHPDVAHRHARIVATGRSDFPNQINNVLAFPGIFRGAFDVHASSITEGMKVAAADALAALVGDDLTEEFVIPSPFDPRVGPAVAAAVAEAARRDGVARA from the coding sequence ATGGCGACCGTCTCCACGGCCGACGTCAGCACCAAGGACCAGCTCTCCCTCGCGTACACCCCCGGTGTCGCCGAGGTGTGCGAAGCGATCGCTGCCGATCCGAGCCTGACCCGCCACTACACGTGGGTCCCCAACACCGTTGCGATCGTGACCGACGGCACCGCCGTCCTCGGTCTCGGTGACATCGGCCCCGCTGCGGCCATGCCCGTGATGGAGGGCAAGGCGATTCTCTTCAAGCAGTTCGGCGGCGTCGACGGCATTCCGATCTGCCTGGCGACGACCGACGTCGAGGAGATCATCGAGACCGTCGTGCGCCTGGCGCCGAGCTTCGGGGGGATCAACCTCGAGGACATCTCCGCGCCGCGTTGCTTCGAGATCGAGGACCGTCTCAAGGAGGCCCTCGACATCCCCGTCTTCCACGACGACCAGCACGGCACTGCCGTGGTCACCCTGGCCGCGCTGACCAACGCCCTCAAGTTGACCGGACGCAAGGCCGAGACGACCCGCGTCGTCATCTCCGGTGCGGGCGCCGCCGGTGTGGCGATCGCGAAGATCCTGCTCGCTGCCGGCATCCGCGACATCGCGGTGACCGACCGCAAGGGCGTCGTGAGCTCGGACCGCAACGACCTCACGCCGTCGAAGAAGGCGCTCGCCGAACTGACCGCCGACAAGTGCGGCCGTCGGGGCACCCTCGCCGATGCGTTCAACGGCGCCGACGTCTACGTCGGTGTGTCCGGCGGAACCGTGCCCGAAGAGGTCGTCGCGACCATGGCCGACGACGCGATCATCTTCGCGATGGCGAACCCGAACCCCGAGGTCCATCCCGACGTCGCCCACCGGCACGCCCGGATCGTGGCCACCGGCCGGTCGGACTTCCCGAACCAGATCAACAACGTGCTGGCCTTCCCGGGCATCTTCCGCGGCGCCTTCGACGTGCACGCGAGTTCGATCACCGAGGGCATGAAGGTCGCCGCTGCCGACGCGCTGGCCGCGCTCGTCGGCGACGACCTCACCGAGGAGTTCGTGATCCCCTCGCCGTTCGACCCGCGGGTCGGCCCGGCCGTTGCCGCGGCGGTGGCCGAGGCCGCACGCCGCGACGGCGTTGCCCGCGCCTGA
- a CDS encoding WhiB family transcriptional regulator, protein MDWRHVSACLDEDPELFFPIGNTGPAILQIEEAKAVCRRCDVREQCLAWALEAGQDHGVWGGLSEDERRALKRRNARARVRTPV, encoded by the coding sequence ATGGATTGGCGACACGTCTCCGCATGCCTCGATGAGGATCCGGAGCTGTTCTTCCCGATCGGCAACACCGGCCCAGCCATCCTCCAGATCGAGGAGGCCAAGGCCGTGTGCCGGCGCTGCGACGTGCGCGAGCAATGTCTCGCGTGGGCGCTCGAGGCGGGACAGGACCACGGTGTCTGGGGTGGCCTCAGTGAGGACGAGCGTCGCGCGCTGAAGCGCCGCAACGCCCGCGCCCGCGTCCGCACGCCTGTCTGA
- the sodX gene encoding nickel-type superoxide dismutase maturation protease, whose protein sequence is MAGRATAGRTSGHRRRIGGRIGGKIGMAVVRGESMEPTLSAGDRLLVSYGARVRPGHVVVARFPDDTLVIKRASERRGVRWWLVGDNPEQSTDSRHRGAIAPDDVLGVARLRVWPRPQVL, encoded by the coding sequence ATGGCAGGCAGGGCAACGGCAGGTCGTACGTCGGGACACCGACGCAGGATCGGCGGCAGGATCGGCGGCAAGATCGGAATGGCCGTCGTACGCGGTGAATCGATGGAACCGACCCTGTCGGCGGGAGACCGCCTGCTGGTGTCCTATGGCGCCCGGGTGCGACCCGGGCACGTCGTGGTGGCCCGGTTTCCCGACGACACCCTGGTGATCAAGCGAGCCAGCGAACGGCGTGGCGTGCGCTGGTGGTTGGTGGGCGACAACCCGGAGCAGAGCACCGACTCCCGGCATCGTGGAGCGATCGCACCGGACGACGTCCTGGGCGTGGCGCGGCTGCGTGTCTGGCCACGGCCGCAGGTGCTGTGA
- a CDS encoding RNA polymerase sigma factor SigF, protein MTADLSRGSAGSGRSAATERTRRISALLFLWLRDPDAFEDIRDDVLDEFRADDVCQALLRKDPREALLELHMPLVEHCARRFRNRGEPYEDLVQVGTIGLIKSVDRFDTERGVEFSTYATPTIIGEIKRYFRDKGWAIRVPRRLQELRMQISATTAELTQSLGRSPTARELSEAIGCSVEEIVEGLESSNAYSTLSLDATDDDSDRGGGQSMLDAMGVDDEALEHVEIRESVKPLLENLPPREKKILLLRFFKNMTQSQIAEEIGVSQMHVSRLLGRTLEQLRESLESEA, encoded by the coding sequence ATGACTGCCGACCTCTCTCGGGGGAGCGCTGGCAGCGGGCGGTCAGCTGCAACCGAACGCACCCGCCGGATCAGCGCCCTGCTGTTCCTGTGGCTGCGCGACCCGGATGCCTTCGAGGACATCCGCGACGACGTACTCGATGAGTTCCGCGCGGACGACGTCTGCCAGGCCCTGCTGCGCAAGGACCCGCGCGAGGCCCTCCTCGAGCTGCACATGCCGCTGGTGGAGCACTGCGCGCGGCGCTTCCGCAACCGCGGCGAGCCCTACGAGGACCTCGTCCAGGTCGGCACCATCGGCCTGATCAAGTCGGTCGACCGCTTCGACACCGAGCGCGGCGTGGAGTTCTCGACCTATGCCACGCCGACGATCATCGGCGAGATCAAGCGGTACTTCCGCGACAAGGGCTGGGCGATCCGGGTCCCCCGTCGGCTGCAGGAACTGCGAATGCAGATCAGCGCGACGACCGCCGAGCTCACGCAGAGCCTGGGTCGCTCCCCCACGGCCCGCGAACTCTCTGAAGCGATCGGCTGCTCGGTCGAGGAGATCGTCGAGGGCCTGGAATCGAGCAACGCCTACTCCACGCTGTCCCTGGACGCCACCGACGACGACTCCGACCGCGGCGGCGGACAGAGCATGCTCGACGCGATGGGCGTCGACGACGAAGCTCTTGAGCACGTGGAGATCCGCGAGTCGGTCAAGCCGCTCCTGGAGAACCTCCCGCCGCGGGAGAAGAAGATCCTGCTGCTGCGCTTCTTCAAGAACATGACCCAGTCGCAGATCGCCGAGGAGATCGGCGTCTCCCAGATGCACGTCTCCCGACTCCTGGGCCGCACCCTCGAGCAGTTGCGCGAGTCCCTGGAGTCCGAGGCCTGA
- a CDS encoding carboxymuconolactone decarboxylase family protein codes for MTSTTRVPAIPIDGVYGSLVKKFSKKMFGKVPESLGVLWHHKPALKATMALGQKSRKWNEVDLDLKSYAHMAVAAQIGCSFCLDLGYFQAHNEGLDLDKAREVPLWRTSEAFTPLERDVLEYAEAMTATPPTVTDELSARLLDALGAPGLVELTSYVGMANLMARGNVALGIESEGFAASCGLRPMAVLAGPAGVVPSSL; via the coding sequence ATGACCAGCACGACGCGCGTCCCGGCCATCCCGATCGATGGTGTCTACGGGTCCCTGGTGAAGAAGTTCAGCAAGAAGATGTTCGGCAAGGTGCCCGAGTCGCTCGGCGTCCTGTGGCACCACAAGCCGGCCCTCAAGGCCACGATGGCCCTCGGCCAGAAGTCGCGGAAGTGGAACGAGGTCGACCTCGACCTCAAGTCCTACGCGCACATGGCGGTCGCGGCACAGATCGGGTGCAGCTTCTGCCTCGACCTCGGTTACTTCCAGGCGCACAACGAAGGTCTCGACCTCGACAAGGCCCGCGAAGTGCCGCTCTGGCGCACCTCCGAGGCGTTCACGCCCCTCGAGCGTGACGTCCTCGAGTACGCCGAGGCGATGACCGCCACGCCGCCCACGGTCACCGACGAGTTGTCGGCGCGACTGCTCGACGCGCTCGGTGCGCCGGGACTGGTCGAGCTGACGTCCTATGTCGGCATGGCGAACCTGATGGCGCGCGGCAATGTCGCGCTCGGCATCGAGTCGGAGGGCTTCGCCGCATCGTGCGGTCTGCGTCCGATGGCCGTGCTGGCGGGGCCCGCTGGCGTCGTACCCTCGTCGCTGTGA
- a CDS encoding PAS domain-containing sensor histidine kinase, producing the protein MPSLSAIARRHTDLDAADVAWLQLIQADWQVIADLSFADLVMWLPDRQGKGFWAGDQMRPTTGPTAYVDDIVGTFLPAGRRTLVDTAYELGRIAREGDPEWRDEVPVRVEAIPVRREGRVIAVISRNTNLLGVRTPSLLEINYLQTASDLASMIAAGLFPSAGQRSDHADSPRVGDGFLRVDAEGRVVYASPNGLSVFRKLGLIGDLTGQLLTDLTRDLVPPKKRPDEETLSAVLGGRAHRDTELGSAGGPGDGVSLIVRSIPLRPKGEHIGGMILLRDVTDLRRRDRELITKDATIREIHHRVKNNLQTVAALLRLQARRIESPEAAAALEEAVRRVGSIAIVHETLSQAVEETVAFDDIADRLARLVIDVGSTAAKVQVRREGSFGVLDSEIATPLAMVVMELMQNAAEHGYADGDEGEIVLRAERHGAILDVTVEDDGRGLPDGFDLDAATSLGLSIVRTLVESELGGHLTLGHSVDGGTRAGISLPVE; encoded by the coding sequence GTGCCCTCCCTGTCTGCGATTGCACGGCGTCATACGGACCTCGACGCCGCCGATGTCGCGTGGCTGCAACTGATCCAGGCCGACTGGCAGGTGATCGCCGATCTGTCCTTCGCCGACCTGGTCATGTGGCTCCCGGACCGCCAGGGAAAGGGGTTCTGGGCGGGGGACCAGATGCGCCCCACCACCGGCCCGACGGCGTACGTCGACGACATCGTCGGCACCTTCCTGCCGGCCGGTCGTCGTACCCTCGTCGACACCGCCTACGAGCTCGGCCGGATCGCGCGCGAGGGTGACCCGGAGTGGCGCGACGAGGTGCCGGTGCGGGTCGAGGCGATCCCGGTGCGCCGCGAGGGTCGGGTCATCGCCGTGATCAGTCGCAACACGAACCTGCTCGGCGTCCGTACCCCCAGCCTGCTCGAGATCAACTACCTCCAGACGGCCTCCGATCTCGCCAGCATGATCGCGGCCGGACTGTTCCCCAGCGCCGGCCAGCGCAGTGACCACGCGGACTCGCCCCGGGTCGGCGACGGGTTCCTGCGCGTCGACGCCGAGGGCCGGGTCGTCTACGCCAGCCCGAACGGACTGTCGGTGTTTCGCAAGCTGGGCCTGATCGGTGACCTGACCGGGCAGCTGCTGACGGACCTGACCCGCGACCTGGTCCCGCCCAAGAAGCGGCCCGACGAGGAGACGCTGAGTGCTGTGCTCGGCGGGCGCGCCCATCGCGACACCGAGCTCGGGTCCGCCGGCGGCCCCGGAGACGGCGTTTCGCTCATCGTGCGCTCGATCCCGCTGCGCCCCAAGGGCGAGCACATCGGCGGGATGATCCTGCTGCGCGACGTCACCGACCTGCGCCGCCGTGACCGCGAACTCATCACCAAGGACGCCACCATCCGGGAGATCCACCACCGGGTGAAGAACAACCTGCAGACCGTCGCCGCCCTGCTGCGCCTCCAGGCGCGCCGGATCGAGTCACCGGAGGCCGCGGCAGCCCTCGAGGAGGCCGTACGACGCGTCGGCTCGATCGCGATCGTCCACGAGACCCTGAGCCAGGCGGTCGAGGAGACCGTCGCCTTCGACGACATCGCCGACCGGCTGGCGCGGCTGGTGATCGACGTCGGGTCGACCGCCGCGAAGGTGCAGGTCCGCCGCGAGGGCAGCTTCGGCGTCCTCGACTCCGAGATCGCCACGCCGCTGGCGATGGTGGTCATGGAGTTGATGCAGAACGCGGCCGAGCACGGCTACGCCGACGGTGACGAGGGCGAGATCGTGCTGCGGGCCGAACGGCACGGAGCGATTCTCGACGTCACCGTCGAGGACGACGGCCGCGGTTTGCCCGACGGCTTCGACCTGGACGCCGCGACCAGCCTGGGGCTGTCGATCGTGCGCACCCTGGTCGAGTCCGAACTCGGGGGACACCTGACGCTGGGACACAGCGTCGACGGTGGCACCCGGGCAGGCATCAGCCTCCCCGTGGAGTGA
- a CDS encoding DUF2785 domain-containing protein, which produces MASVDWSGLQRGLRNGERTPPAEHRLADLTADLTRMLGDPDPQVRDGLAYPLLATWTEHGVYDDLLAALGDGMCAGLEVGLGERDTDSVFRRSFSALVLGECIDRDTRVRRQPPTRILQWGDRLAAWYLREQDLRGFVPGKGWAHAAANGADALGALARSPYFGSTELTVLLDIIADRVLSPGTPLLVHGEPDRIAYAVLEILRRDRVPLAVVEPWVRRIEAGATDRASRSRDPYLASGNAQAVLRALYLQLTISPRHPAIRPDLLLTLVDSLRRIHPAFLA; this is translated from the coding sequence ATGGCGTCGGTGGACTGGTCAGGTCTCCAACGAGGCCTCCGCAACGGTGAACGCACGCCGCCCGCGGAGCATCGGCTTGCCGACCTCACAGCCGACCTCACCCGGATGCTGGGTGATCCGGACCCGCAGGTCCGCGACGGCCTGGCCTACCCGCTCCTTGCCACCTGGACCGAGCACGGCGTCTACGACGACCTGCTGGCCGCTCTGGGTGACGGCATGTGTGCCGGCCTGGAGGTCGGGTTGGGCGAGCGCGACACCGATTCGGTGTTCCGCCGCAGCTTCTCCGCGCTGGTGCTCGGCGAGTGCATCGACCGCGACACCCGCGTCCGCCGCCAGCCGCCCACCCGGATCCTGCAGTGGGGCGACCGGCTCGCCGCCTGGTACCTCCGTGAGCAGGACCTGCGTGGCTTCGTGCCCGGCAAGGGCTGGGCGCATGCGGCCGCCAACGGAGCCGATGCCCTCGGCGCGCTGGCCCGGTCGCCGTACTTCGGCTCCACCGAGCTGACCGTGCTCCTCGACATCATCGCCGACCGGGTCCTCTCCCCCGGCACCCCGCTGCTGGTCCACGGTGAGCCGGACCGGATCGCCTACGCGGTGCTCGAGATCCTGCGCCGCGACCGCGTCCCGCTGGCCGTCGTCGAGCCCTGGGTGCGCCGCATCGAGGCCGGGGCGACCGATCGTGCGTCGCGCAGCCGCGACCCGTACCTCGCCAGCGGCAACGCACAGGCCGTCCTGCGGGCGCTCTACCTCCAGCTCACGATCTCGCCGCGCCACCCCGCGATCCGCCCGGACCTGCTGCTCACGCTCGTCGACTCGCTGCGCCGGATCCACCCCGCGTTCCTCGCCTGA
- the sodN gene encoding superoxide dismutase, Ni, which translates to MFSRLIPSLIAPSIEVSAHCDLPCGVYDPAQARIEAESIKAVIAKALDSDDPDFRTRAVLIKEQRSELVKHHLWVLWTDYFKPPHFEAYPQLHTLINEATKLAGAGGTKGTLDAGVADQLLAKIDEIAEIFWATKKA; encoded by the coding sequence ATGTTCTCGCGTCTCATTCCCAGCCTGATCGCCCCGTCGATCGAGGTTTCCGCGCACTGCGACCTGCCGTGCGGCGTCTACGACCCGGCCCAGGCCCGCATCGAAGCCGAGTCGATCAAGGCCGTGATCGCCAAGGCACTCGACAGCGACGACCCGGACTTCCGGACCCGCGCCGTCCTCATCAAGGAGCAGCGCTCCGAGCTGGTCAAGCACCACCTGTGGGTGCTGTGGACCGACTACTTCAAGCCGCCGCACTTCGAGGCGTACCCGCAGCTGCACACGCTGATCAACGAGGCCACCAAGCTCGCCGGTGCCGGTGGCACCAAGGGCACCCTCGACGCCGGCGTGGCCGACCAGCTGCTCGCCAAGATCGACGAGATCGCCGAGATCTTCTGGGCGACCAAGAAGGCCTGA
- a CDS encoding RNA polymerase sigma-70 factor — MSEDPFVRHRNLLFTVAYEMLGSAVDAEDVVQETWLRWAEVDHSEVQHPRAYLVRIVTRQALNRVRTMARRREEYVGEWLPEPLLTAPDVADDIELAESVSMAMMTVLETLGPTERAVFVLREVFDTPYDEIAEAVGKSSATVRQIALRARNHVAARRPRVAVDRDEQRAVVERFLAAVQTGDVQGLLAVLAPDVVLKADGGGIAQAIRKPLSGSDPVARLLSNFALIAPGGVVEMVWINGAPAARIEVQGELTAVSLVFEGDRIARIYAMRNPHKLTGLVGETALSRDVTA; from the coding sequence GTGAGCGAGGACCCGTTCGTCCGGCACCGGAACCTGCTGTTCACCGTCGCCTACGAGATGCTCGGTTCAGCGGTCGATGCCGAGGACGTCGTCCAGGAGACGTGGCTGCGCTGGGCCGAGGTCGACCACTCCGAGGTGCAGCATCCGCGCGCATACCTGGTCCGCATCGTCACCCGGCAGGCACTCAACCGGGTGCGGACGATGGCCCGCCGTCGTGAGGAGTACGTCGGCGAATGGCTCCCCGAGCCGTTGTTGACCGCGCCGGACGTGGCCGATGACATCGAACTCGCCGAGAGCGTCTCGATGGCGATGATGACGGTGCTGGAGACGCTCGGGCCGACCGAGCGCGCTGTGTTCGTGCTGCGCGAGGTCTTCGACACGCCGTACGACGAGATCGCCGAGGCCGTGGGGAAGTCGTCGGCCACGGTGCGGCAGATCGCACTGCGGGCGCGCAACCACGTCGCGGCCCGGCGGCCTCGCGTCGCGGTCGACCGCGACGAGCAACGGGCGGTCGTGGAGCGGTTCCTCGCTGCTGTGCAGACTGGCGACGTCCAGGGCCTGCTCGCCGTACTGGCGCCCGACGTGGTGTTGAAGGCCGACGGCGGGGGCATCGCGCAGGCGATCCGCAAGCCGCTCAGCGGATCGGACCCGGTGGCCCGGTTGCTGTCCAACTTCGCGCTCATCGCGCCCGGTGGCGTCGTGGAGATGGTCTGGATCAATGGTGCGCCGGCAGCCCGGATCGAGGTCCAGGGCGAGCTCACGGCCGTCAGCCTGGTGTTCGAGGGAGACCGGATCGCACGGATCTACGCGATGCGCAATCCGCACAAGTTGACCGGCCTGGTGGGGGAAACGGCGCTCAGCCGGGATGTCACGGCCTGA
- a CDS encoding anti-sigma factor: protein MPETSTPVSGDTATAGDPTEVELRLPADGAYAAVLRTLTAGLAARLDFTMDDIEDLRIAVSEAAAMVLEEADEGTVLDCRFRLTPGELMLTISAEAQSPTPPDYESFGWQVLATLAAEAAIDTAPGSYAVRLTVRSSLES, encoded by the coding sequence ATGCCCGAGACGAGCACCCCCGTATCCGGTGACACCGCCACCGCAGGCGACCCCACGGAGGTCGAGCTGCGGCTCCCTGCGGACGGCGCCTACGCAGCGGTGCTGCGCACCCTGACTGCCGGCCTGGCCGCTCGTCTGGACTTCACCATGGACGACATCGAGGACCTCCGCATCGCGGTGTCCGAGGCTGCGGCAATGGTGCTCGAGGAGGCCGACGAAGGCACCGTCCTCGACTGTCGGTTCCGGCTGACCCCGGGCGAACTCATGCTCACGATCAGCGCCGAGGCGCAGTCGCCAACACCGCCGGACTACGAGAGCTTCGGCTGGCAGGTCCTGGCAACGCTGGCGGCGGAGGCCGCGATCGACACCGCCCCCGGCTCCTATGCGGTGCGCCTCACGGTGCGGTCGTCGCTCGAGTCATGA
- a CDS encoding zinc-binding dehydrogenase produces the protein MFAVYADSFAASADEPLTGLVVGERPDPVAPEGWATVTVKAASLNHHDLWSLRGVGLKAEALPMILGCDAAGYDEDGNEVVVHAVVSDPAWRGDETFDPRRSLLSERHQGTFADKVIVPRGNIVPKPASLSFEEAACLPTAWLTAYRMLYTQGAMKPGETVLVQGAGGGVATALIALARAGGLRVLATSRDEAKRAKALELGAHEVFESGARLPVKVDAVMETVGRATWSHSIRALRPGGRIVVSGTTSGPNLDDAELTRIFFLQLSVIGSTMGTRDELASLVTMLDATGLRPVIDRVLPMTEARDGFAAMASGDVFGKIIFTR, from the coding sequence GTGTTCGCTGTCTACGCCGATTCCTTTGCCGCTTCCGCCGACGAACCGCTGACCGGACTGGTCGTCGGCGAACGTCCCGACCCGGTCGCACCCGAGGGGTGGGCGACGGTCACCGTCAAGGCTGCGTCGCTGAACCACCACGACCTCTGGTCGCTGCGTGGGGTCGGCCTCAAGGCCGAGGCGCTGCCGATGATCCTCGGCTGTGACGCCGCCGGGTACGACGAGGACGGCAACGAGGTCGTCGTCCACGCGGTCGTCTCGGACCCTGCCTGGCGCGGAGACGAGACCTTCGACCCGCGCCGGTCGCTGCTGTCCGAGCGGCACCAGGGCACCTTCGCCGACAAGGTGATCGTGCCCAGGGGCAACATCGTCCCGAAGCCGGCCTCGCTGTCCTTCGAGGAAGCTGCCTGTCTGCCGACGGCCTGGCTGACTGCCTACCGGATGCTCTACACGCAGGGCGCCATGAAGCCCGGCGAGACCGTGCTGGTGCAGGGCGCCGGGGGCGGTGTCGCCACGGCGCTCATCGCCCTGGCGCGGGCGGGTGGCCTGCGGGTGCTGGCGACCAGCCGTGACGAGGCCAAGCGCGCCAAGGCACTCGAGCTCGGCGCCCACGAGGTGTTCGAGTCCGGTGCCCGGCTGCCCGTCAAGGTCGACGCCGTGATGGAGACCGTCGGGCGCGCCACCTGGTCGCACTCGATCCGCGCGCTGCGGCCCGGTGGCCGGATCGTCGTCTCGGGCACGACGTCGGGCCCGAACCTCGACGACGCCGAACTGACCCGGATCTTCTTCCTGCAGTTGAGCGTCATCGGCTCGACGATGGGCACCCGCGACGAGCTCGCGTCCCTCGTCACGATGCTCGACGCCACGGGCCTGCGGCCCGTGATCGACCGGGTGCTGCCGATGACCGAGGCGCGCGACGGCTTCGCCGCAATGGCCTCGGGTGACGTCTTCGGAAAGATCATCTTCACCCGCTGA